A genomic segment from Chloroflexota bacterium encodes:
- a CDS encoding YraN family protein: MDYRIALGKWGEAYAAEFLQKQGYSIRARNYRTPYGEIDLVVERHERLIFIEVKTRSSSTFGYPEEAITPKKRQHLYDAANLYVQEYHWDKDWQIDVIAILRTNADTQPQLAHFENI, from the coding sequence ATGGATTATCGTATTGCGTTGGGAAAATGGGGTGAAGCGTATGCCGCCGAATTTTTACAAAAACAAGGGTATTCGATTCGGGCGCGCAATTATCGCACCCCTTATGGGGAAATTGATCTGGTCGTGGAGCGGCATGAACGGCTCATTTTTATCGAAGTGAAGACGCGTTCTTCCAGCACCTTTGGTTATCCCGAAGAAGCCATAACCCCGAAAAAGCGTCAGCATCTTTATGATGCCGCAAATTTGTATGTACAAGAGTACCACTGGGATAAAGATTGGCAGATTGATGTGATCGCCATTTTGCGCACCAATGCCGATACCCAACCTCAATTGGCGCATTTTGAGAATATTTGA
- a CDS encoding metalloenzyme domain-containing protein, translated as MRLLFLFLDGVGLGANDPNQNPFVRAKMPNLINLLDGQRLHALEGKLPFHGARASLVPIDACLGIPGLPQSASGQATLLTGKNIPQIIGEHYGPKPNAAIRAILENDNLFHRLRQNNQRTALINAFPDGYFAGIQSGKRLPGAIAMAMRAANIPLKTEADLLAGNALSADFTASGWHKHLDYTHIPILTPTEAGRRLAILAKGYELTFFEYWLSDVLGHRRDMAAACERLEEFDAMLGGLLKTWDDDQGLILITSDHGNLEDLSTRRHTSNPVPGLVIGAAGLRHPFSEKLHNLADITPAIQHFFAS; from the coding sequence ATGAGATTACTATTCCTATTTCTCGATGGCGTTGGGTTGGGCGCGAATGATCCCAACCAGAACCCGTTCGTGCGGGCCAAAATGCCCAACCTGATCAATTTGCTCGATGGTCAACGCCTACATGCCCTTGAGGGCAAACTGCCCTTCCACGGAGCACGCGCCAGCCTCGTGCCCATCGATGCCTGTCTGGGCATCCCTGGTTTGCCCCAATCCGCCAGCGGTCAGGCCACTCTGCTCACCGGGAAAAATATCCCCCAAATAATTGGCGAACATTATGGCCCCAAGCCGAATGCCGCCATCCGCGCAATTCTTGAAAACGACAATCTCTTTCATCGCCTTCGGCAGAATAATCAGCGCACGGCTCTGATCAATGCCTTCCCAGATGGCTATTTTGCAGGCATTCAATCTGGCAAACGCTTGCCGGGAGCAATTGCAATGGCGATGCGTGCCGCAAATATTCCCCTCAAGACCGAAGCCGACCTGCTCGCAGGGAATGCACTCTCTGCAGATTTCACTGCATCGGGCTGGCACAAGCATTTAGATTACACACATATCCCCATCCTGACTCCTACAGAAGCTGGGCGTCGATTAGCCATACTCGCCAAAGGATATGAGTTGACTTTTTTCGAATACTGGCTCAGCGATGTTTTGGGTCACCGCAGAGATATGGCGGCAGCTTGTGAGCGGCTGGAAGAATTTGATGCTATGCTGGGCGGCCTGCTGAAGACCTGGGATGATGACCAGGGGTTAATATTGATTACATCCGATCATGGCAATCTCGAAGATTTGAGTACCCGCCGACACACCAGCAATCCAGTGCCCGGATTGGTCATCGGCGCAGCGGGCTTGCGACATCCATTCTCGGAGAAATTGCACAACCTGGCCGATATAACACCTGCCATACAACATTTCTTCGCATCATAA
- a CDS encoding ABC transporter ATP-binding protein translates to MTSPLVEIRNLQVARGGQPVLRINALTIEKGAVLAVVGPNGAGKSSLLLALARLLSPERGEIFFNGNPPASESDLVYRRKVALVLQDPLLFDTSVFDNVAAGLRFRGLGKNKIRPRVEKWLARLGIAELKHRRATELSGGEAQRVSLARALALEPELLLLDEPFSALDPPTRKRLLDDLSALLAETQITTVLVTHDLDEALFLGDGVAVILAGELRQQGTPEAVFTAPSDLDVAAFVGVETVLPGRVVAAKNGQISVEVGAQRIEAVGHAQFDQQVYVCLRPEDVTLWEQADLPPSSARNVIRGHVKQILPSGPLVRVVLDCGFMLVALVTRSSAQTMCLEPGAKVTATFKASAVHIILRSDEPLNVAKID, encoded by the coding sequence ATGACTTCGCCCCTGGTGGAAATCCGCAATTTGCAGGTGGCGCGTGGCGGGCAGCCGGTTTTGCGAATTAATGCCCTGACGATTGAGAAGGGCGCGGTATTGGCGGTGGTTGGTCCCAACGGGGCGGGGAAAAGCTCATTATTGCTCGCGCTCGCCCGATTACTCTCTCCGGAGCGCGGTGAAATCTTTTTCAATGGCAATCCTCCCGCGAGCGAGTCCGATCTCGTCTACCGGCGCAAAGTCGCCCTGGTTTTGCAGGATCCACTTTTATTCGATACATCCGTCTTCGACAACGTAGCCGCCGGTCTGCGCTTCCGCGGTTTGGGGAAGAATAAAATCCGGCCGCGAGTCGAAAAGTGGCTGGCGCGTCTGGGGATTGCTGAACTCAAGCATCGGCGTGCTACCGAACTATCGGGAGGCGAAGCGCAGCGAGTCAGCCTGGCGCGGGCCTTGGCGCTGGAGCCAGAGTTGCTGTTGCTCGACGAGCCTTTTTCGGCGCTCGATCCTCCCACGCGCAAGCGTCTGTTGGATGATCTCTCGGCGCTGCTGGCAGAGACGCAGATTACAACCGTTTTGGTTACGCACGATCTGGATGAGGCTTTATTTTTAGGGGATGGGGTGGCAGTAATTTTGGCGGGCGAATTGCGCCAGCAGGGGACGCCTGAAGCGGTGTTTACTGCGCCTTCGGATTTGGATGTGGCTGCGTTTGTGGGGGTTGAGACGGTGCTGCCGGGGCGGGTGGTTGCAGCGAAAAATGGACAGATTAGTGTCGAAGTGGGTGCGCAGCGCATTGAAGCTGTGGGGCACGCGCAGTTCGATCAGCAGGTGTATGTGTGCTTGCGTCCCGAAGATGTCACGCTTTGGGAACAAGCCGATCTGCCGCCATCGAGCGCGCGCAATGTTATCCGGGGCCATGTCAAACAGATTTTGCCCAGTGGGCCGCTGGTGCGTGTGGTGCTGGATTGCGGATTTATGTTGGTGGCGTTGGTTACGCGTTCGTCGGCACAAACAATGTGCCTGGAACCCGGCGCGAAAGTTACAGCAACATTCAAGGCCAGCGCAGTGCATATTATTTTACGCAGCGATGAGCCCTTGAATGTTGCCAAAATCGATTGA
- a CDS encoding long-chain fatty acid--CoA ligase translates to MSDRPWLEIYDEGVPKSIDYPEVPLFYFLENGAKKYADKPCTIFKGAKISYKEMNDITDQFAAGLADLGVKKGDRIGIIVPNTPQFVVAYYGALKIGAVVVAMNPLYTEREIEHQVNDAGVEVMVVMSNFYNIVKSVQPKTGIKKIVVTNIKETLPPVTAFLFTLLKEKKSGFRVQLGEGDIWMPDLLAKFKPEDRPKVDVGPDDDAVFQYSGGTTGVPKGAIAMHRNLVANALQIRLWMPSAIDGEEVVLMAIPLYHVYGMVAGMNFGFACGAALVMVPNARDIKDDLENLQKYRCTIFPGVPTLYNAINNWPDVLAGKYDLSSIKACISGSAPLMRETKEKFEALTGGLVFEGYGLSESPTAATCNPLQGENRAGSIGLPLPDVEARIISLDDEVTVLPSGEIGEIVLKGPQIFKGYHNMPTETQNSLRDGWLYTGDIGRMDEDGYFYIVDRKKELIKPGGFQVWPREVEEVITDHPKVFEVGVAGIPDPKRGETVKAWIVLIPSEEATVEEIRAFCKENMAAYKVPSQIEFRDELPKTNVGKILRRELVRQHKEGA, encoded by the coding sequence ATGAGCGATCGTCCCTGGTTAGAGATATACGATGAGGGAGTTCCAAAATCGATTGATTACCCAGAAGTCCCATTGTTTTATTTTCTCGAAAATGGTGCCAAGAAATATGCTGATAAGCCCTGCACAATTTTTAAGGGCGCTAAAATTTCCTATAAAGAAATGAATGATATTACCGACCAGTTTGCTGCCGGTCTGGCAGACCTGGGAGTAAAAAAGGGCGACCGGATTGGGATTATTGTTCCCAATACACCGCAATTTGTGGTAGCGTATTATGGGGCGCTCAAAATTGGAGCGGTTGTTGTGGCGATGAATCCGTTGTATACGGAACGCGAAATCGAGCATCAGGTAAATGATGCTGGCGTAGAAGTTATGGTGGTGATGAGTAATTTCTACAATATTGTCAAGAGTGTGCAGCCGAAAACTGGTATAAAGAAGATTGTTGTTACCAATATCAAAGAGACTTTACCGCCAGTTACCGCTTTCCTTTTTACTTTACTCAAGGAGAAGAAGAGCGGTTTTCGTGTGCAATTGGGTGAGGGCGATATTTGGATGCCAGATTTGCTGGCAAAATTTAAGCCGGAAGATCGCCCCAAGGTGGATGTTGGCCCCGATGATGATGCCGTTTTCCAGTATAGTGGCGGCACTACGGGCGTGCCCAAAGGCGCCATCGCAATGCACCGCAATCTGGTAGCCAACGCGTTGCAGATTCGGCTCTGGATGCCTAGCGCCATCGACGGTGAGGAAGTTGTGCTAATGGCAATTCCGCTTTACCATGTCTATGGTATGGTGGCCGGGATGAATTTTGGTTTCGCGTGTGGGGCTGCTTTGGTTATGGTTCCGAATGCCCGCGATATTAAGGACGATCTGGAGAACCTGCAAAAATATCGTTGTACGATTTTTCCCGGCGTGCCCACACTGTATAATGCCATCAATAATTGGCCCGATGTTCTGGCAGGGAAATATGATTTGAGTTCAATTAAAGCATGTATCTCGGGATCGGCGCCGTTGATGCGGGAAACCAAAGAAAAATTCGAAGCCCTGACAGGCGGGCTTGTTTTCGAGGGCTACGGCCTTTCCGAGTCGCCGACCGCGGCAACCTGCAATCCGTTACAGGGCGAAAATCGCGCTGGTTCGATTGGCTTGCCGCTGCCTGATGTAGAAGCACGTATCATTAGCCTCGATGACGAAGTGACCGTTCTGCCGTCGGGTGAAATTGGCGAAATTGTGCTAAAAGGCCCCCAGATTTTCAAGGGTTATCACAATATGCCCACAGAAACCCAGAATTCGCTGCGTGATGGCTGGTTGTATACGGGTGATATTGGCCGCATGGATGAGGATGGTTATTTCTACATTGTTGATCGCAAAAAAGAGCTGATTAAGCCCGGCGGGTTCCAGGTGTGGCCGCGCGAGGTTGAAGAAGTGATTACCGATCATCCAAAAGTTTTTGAGGTCGGCGTGGCCGGCATCCCGGACCCGAAACGGGGCGAGACTGTCAAGGCCTGGATTGTGTTGATACCGAGTGAAGAGGCCACTGTTGAAGAAATTCGCGCATTTTGCAAAGAAAATATGGCAGCCTATAAAGTGCCCAGCCAGATTGAATTTCGCGATGAACTGCCTAAGACCAATGTTGGCAAAATTTTGCGCCGCGAGTTGGTGAGGCAGCACAAAGAAGGCGCATGA
- a CDS encoding cold-shock protein, whose product MAKEQGTVKWFNGSKGYGFIERDAGGDVFVHFNAIIGEGFKSLDEGQRVEFEVVQGQKGPQAQDVVAL is encoded by the coding sequence ATGGCAAAAGAACAAGGTACCGTAAAATGGTTCAACGGCTCGAAGGGCTACGGCTTTATCGAGCGCGACGCTGGCGGCGATGTTTTCGTCCACTTCAATGCGATCATCGGTGAGGGTTTCAAATCCCTCGATGAAGGTCAGCGCGTAGAGTTTGAGGTCGTGCAGGGGCAGAAAGGCCCCCAGGCACAAGACGTCGTAGCTCTATAG
- a CDS encoding site-specific integrase — translation MTEQNTAHITAQTTLIPAINGWKIYLQDQGNSPHTLKAFIGDVELLASYLPPDRTLGSVTTSDLNNFLEWMLTERGVPCSPKTLARRITSIKAFFRWLHGGAVIFVDPAEKVVQKSVRSPLPEVLTPDEVEAVITVAERFAHAAKPDTRHIALLTLLLATGIKKSECLTLSPNHIQWDAPNGPLLFVRYAAPKNRYKERKIELPADWEEIYRRYAAQHNLSEKLFPWSQRRLEYLLEDLSNEAGLEKHLSFSMCRWTCALTDMQSGMDSDKIRQKLGVSKVQWRELSQKLMRLAEPAAP, via the coding sequence ATGACTGAACAAAACACTGCCCACATTACCGCTCAAACAACCCTCATCCCCGCCATCAATGGCTGGAAGATTTACCTGCAAGACCAGGGGAATTCCCCTCACACCCTAAAGGCTTTCATCGGCGACGTAGAATTACTAGCATCCTACCTCCCTCCTGATCGCACACTGGGTTCAGTCACCACCAGCGATCTAAATAATTTTCTCGAGTGGATGCTCACCGAACGCGGCGTGCCTTGCAGTCCAAAAACACTGGCGCGTCGCATCACTTCGATCAAAGCATTTTTTCGCTGGTTGCACGGCGGAGCTGTTATTTTCGTCGATCCGGCAGAAAAGGTGGTGCAAAAATCGGTGCGCAGCCCGCTACCCGAGGTACTTACTCCAGACGAGGTTGAGGCCGTCATCACAGTAGCGGAACGGTTTGCCCACGCTGCCAAACCGGATACACGCCATATCGCTTTACTCACGTTGCTCCTGGCAACGGGCATCAAAAAAAGCGAATGCCTTACGCTCAGCCCAAATCATATTCAGTGGGACGCGCCCAATGGACCACTGCTGTTCGTGCGCTATGCTGCCCCGAAAAACCGCTATAAAGAACGCAAAATCGAATTGCCCGCGGATTGGGAAGAAATCTACCGCCGCTATGCGGCCCAGCACAACCTGAGCGAGAAGTTATTCCCCTGGTCGCAGCGTCGCCTGGAATATCTGCTCGAAGATTTGAGCAACGAAGCCGGACTTGAAAAACATCTTTCTTTCAGCATGTGCCGCTGGACCTGCGCGCTAACCGACATGCAATCCGGCATGGATTCGGATAAAATTCGCCAAAAACTGGGGGTTTCAAAAGTTCAATGGCGCGAACTTAGCCAAAAACTCATGCGCCTGGCCGAACCAGCCGCACCCTAA
- a CDS encoding solute-binding protein — protein MKTQHLLKILILIGLVFPLAMTACGEPAVDEPLEVGSPKNPELILATTTSTQDSGLLDVLVPIFQEQSGYVVQTVAVGTGAALAMAKDGNADVLLVHAPSSEKALMEAGFGKERFLVMHNDFVIVGPTDDPAGIRGNIVAADALALIAASEAMFVSRGDDSGTHKKELNIWDATDYNPNGDKPAWYVESGQGMGATLVIASEKLAYTLTDRATYLANQDNLDLVILAEGDAVLLNVYHVITVNPDQWPDVNYDGALAFANFMASDKTQAVIKEFGVEAYGQPLFFPDADKTDAELGLE, from the coding sequence ATGAAAACTCAACATCTATTGAAAATACTTATCCTTATTGGCCTGGTTTTTCCATTGGCAATGACAGCCTGTGGCGAGCCAGCGGTTGATGAACCCCTCGAAGTAGGTTCGCCCAAAAACCCGGAACTGATTCTGGCAACGACAACATCGACGCAAGATTCGGGTCTGCTGGATGTGCTGGTACCCATATTCCAGGAGCAGAGCGGTTACGTTGTCCAGACTGTGGCCGTAGGAACCGGCGCAGCCCTGGCAATGGCTAAAGACGGTAACGCCGATGTGCTGCTGGTTCATGCCCCGTCGTCGGAGAAAGCGTTGATGGAGGCAGGCTTCGGCAAAGAACGCTTCCTGGTGATGCACAACGATTTTGTCATCGTTGGCCCTACAGATGACCCTGCAGGAATTCGAGGTAATATCGTTGCCGCGGATGCTCTTGCCCTGATTGCTGCCTCCGAAGCGATGTTTGTCTCACGCGGCGATGATTCTGGCACGCATAAAAAAGAATTGAACATCTGGGATGCAACGGATTACAATCCCAACGGCGACAAGCCCGCCTGGTATGTTGAATCCGGGCAAGGGATGGGCGCCACGCTGGTGATTGCCTCCGAGAAATTGGCTTATACGCTCACCGATCGGGCAACTTATCTGGCGAACCAGGATAATCTCGATCTGGTGATTCTTGCCGAGGGCGACGCTGTGCTGCTCAACGTTTATCATGTGATAACCGTAAACCCGGATCAATGGCCGGATGTTAACTATGATGGCGCGCTGGCTTTTGCCAATTTTATGGCCAGTGATAAAACTCAGGCCGTTATCAAGGAATTTGGCGTTGAAGCGTATGGTCAGCCGCTATTCTTCCCCGATGCAGACAAGACCGACGCCGAACTGGGGCTGGAGTAA
- a CDS encoding helix-turn-helix domain-containing protein: protein MLPLKKISEYEAIKILSDARRLAILRALMAKPATLTHLGKIFDVHPAKARYHVKQLENAGLVALTHTQKIGHYTEKFYQATAAAFAIQLAILPERGARPAVLVAGSDDLALNLLAGLLRDAADAPAMFTLPVGSLDGLIMLRQGICQLAGCHLLDLPSGEYNTPYVRHLFPGQTMRVVTLARRQQGLLVAPGNPLGLEGVEDLARPEVRFINRQRGSGTRLWLDAQLKTLGINSQGIQGYERVADTHLGVADAVVSAQADAGLAVLAAAQARGLDFIPLFDERYDLVLSGDDADSALLAPVFDAMTSNAFRNIVTGLAGYQPQVAGEEIIL from the coding sequence ATGTTACCCTTGAAAAAAATTTCGGAATATGAAGCCATAAAAATACTTTCAGATGCCCGCCGTCTGGCAATTTTGCGCGCCCTGATGGCGAAGCCCGCTACCCTCACGCATCTCGGAAAGATTTTTGATGTGCATCCGGCTAAGGCGCGCTACCACGTAAAACAGTTGGAAAACGCCGGATTGGTCGCGCTGACGCACACGCAAAAAATAGGCCATTATACAGAGAAGTTTTATCAGGCCACCGCGGCGGCGTTTGCGATTCAGTTGGCAATTCTGCCAGAGCGTGGAGCGCGCCCGGCTGTTCTGGTTGCGGGGAGTGATGATCTGGCTTTGAATTTGCTGGCAGGATTGTTGCGGGATGCTGCCGACGCCCCGGCGATGTTCACGTTGCCGGTGGGCAGCCTGGATGGCCTGATTATGTTGCGCCAGGGGATCTGCCAGTTGGCGGGCTGTCATTTGCTGGACCTGCCCAGCGGGGAGTATAACACCCCGTATGTGCGCCATCTTTTCCCCGGCCAGACGATGCGCGTGGTGACTTTGGCGCGCCGCCAACAGGGATTGCTGGTCGCGCCGGGGAATCCGCTGGGGCTTGAAGGCGTGGAAGATTTGGCGCGCCCCGAAGTACGGTTTATCAATCGGCAACGTGGCTCGGGGACGCGGCTGTGGCTGGATGCGCAGTTAAAAACGCTAGGGATCAACTCTCAGGGAATTCAAGGTTATGAGCGCGTAGCCGATACGCATTTGGGTGTGGCTGACGCAGTGGTCTCTGCTCAGGCCGATGCGGGATTGGCCGTGCTGGCCGCGGCACAGGCGCGCGGGTTGGATTTTATCCCCCTGTTCGATGAACGTTATGACCTGGTTCTGTCTGGAGATGATGCGGATTCGGCGTTGCTGGCGCCTGTGTTTGATGCTATGACGAGTAACGCTTTTCGGAATATAGTCACTGGATTGGCCGGGTATCAGCCTCAAGTTGCCGGTGAAGAAATTATTTTGTGA
- the miaA gene encoding tRNA (adenosine(37)-N6)-dimethylallyltransferase MiaA: MIPTSPDRKLPLIILLGPTAVGKTELSLQLAERINAEIISADSRLLYRGMDIGTAKPTAEEQRRVPHHLVDVANPDEVWSLAMYLQAVQTTVLDICTRGRVPLLVGGTGQYIRALVEGWRVPEVEPDPRLRAALENWAGDIGPEALYARLQKLDPEAAARMEPQNMRRSVRALEVILTTGQLFSTLRESGPSPYRVLMLGLQRPRPELYARIDARIHTMLAAGLITETQNLLDRGYSAELPSLSAIGYRQVIQYLAGEISLEEVVVQMKRITRRFVRRQANWFKEDDPLIQWFPANAADSLHQIVASVQRFRVEQGEFEK, encoded by the coding sequence ATGATACCAACTTCGCCGGATAGAAAATTACCCCTGATTATCTTGCTTGGCCCGACCGCAGTTGGGAAAACGGAGCTGTCTTTGCAGTTGGCGGAGCGTATCAACGCTGAGATCATCTCGGCGGATTCGCGGCTTTTATATCGCGGCATGGATATTGGCACAGCCAAGCCCACGGCTGAAGAACAACGCCGCGTGCCACATCATTTGGTGGATGTTGCCAACCCCGATGAGGTTTGGAGTCTGGCGATGTACTTGCAGGCTGTTCAGACCACGGTGCTGGATATTTGCACCCGCGGACGCGTGCCCTTGTTGGTGGGGGGCACCGGGCAATATATCCGGGCGTTGGTGGAGGGTTGGCGCGTGCCCGAAGTAGAACCTGACCCGCGATTGCGAGCGGCGCTGGAGAATTGGGCGGGGGATATTGGCCCGGAGGCCCTGTACGCCCGTTTGCAAAAGCTTGATCCGGAAGCCGCCGCCCGCATGGAGCCGCAAAATATGCGCCGCAGCGTACGCGCCCTGGAGGTGATTCTCACCACCGGGCAGTTATTCTCCACTCTGAGGGAGTCCGGCCCGTCTCCCTATCGGGTGTTGATGTTGGGGTTACAGCGTCCACGCCCGGAATTGTACGCGCGCATCGACGCGCGTATCCACACAATGCTGGCAGCAGGTCTTATCACAGAGACACAAAACCTGCTCGATCGGGGTTATTCTGCAGAACTGCCATCGTTATCTGCGATCGGCTATCGTCAGGTGATTCAGTATCTCGCCGGAGAAATTTCGCTCGAAGAAGTTGTTGTGCAGATGAAACGCATCACCCGGCGCTTTGTGCGACGGCAAGCCAATTGGTTCAAAGAAGACGACCCGCTGATCCAGTGGTTTCCCGCAAACGCCGCCGATTCTTTGCATCAAATCGTAGCAAGCGTGCAGCGTTTTCGAGTGGAGCAAGGCGAATTTGAGAAATAG
- a CDS encoding ABC transporter permease encodes MYFDTEVFQITVLSLKISALATGISLLIGLPLGTVLALGKFPGRSFFLSIVNTGMGLPPVVVGLIVAMLLWRSGPLGDFKLIYTPSAIIIAQTVISAPVVTGLTAAALQALDPRLRLQLYGLGASRLQMIGSLWREARLPLLAALMAGFGSVISEVGASMMVGGNIRYQTRVLTTAIVLETGKGNFDIAIALGVLLLAIIFLVNWALTWIQQRGARR; translated from the coding sequence ATGTATTTTGATACCGAAGTTTTCCAAATCACGGTTCTGTCGCTGAAAATTTCGGCGTTGGCAACGGGCATCAGTTTACTCATCGGATTGCCATTGGGAACCGTGCTGGCGCTGGGGAAGTTTCCGGGGCGATCTTTTTTTCTCAGTATTGTCAATACCGGTATGGGACTACCTCCCGTGGTGGTTGGCCTGATCGTGGCGATGCTGTTGTGGCGGTCCGGGCCGCTGGGTGATTTTAAACTCATCTACACACCCTCAGCGATTATCATCGCGCAAACCGTGATCTCTGCGCCGGTAGTCACCGGGCTGACCGCGGCCGCGCTACAAGCGCTGGATCCGCGCTTGCGGCTGCAACTTTACGGACTTGGCGCTTCGCGCCTGCAAATGATCGGGTCTCTGTGGCGGGAAGCGCGGCTGCCCCTGTTGGCGGCGTTAATGGCGGGCTTCGGTTCGGTGATTTCGGAGGTGGGCGCGTCGATGATGGTAGGGGGCAATATCCGCTATCAAACACGCGTGCTGACCACGGCAATTGTGCTCGAAACCGGCAAAGGAAACTTTGATATTGCGATTGCATTAGGGGTTTTGCTGCTGGCAATCATCTTCCTGGTCAATTGGGCCTTGACATGGATTCAGCAGCGGGGAGCGCGGCGATGA
- the tilS gene encoding tRNA lysidine(34) synthetase TilS: MLLADFQIKLKEYSLDSQALTLVGISGGADSLVLLDLFYRSELPVAAAHLNHGLRLEAPADARRVAWVAETLKIPFVSETIDVALYARQNRLSTEEAARVCRYNFLFKRAQSLGARAVAVGHHADDQAETVLMHFLRGSGLAGLKGMRPYLLPNPWSDEIPLLRPLLGVPRAEIVTYCTERGLNPIEDSSNLDTSLFRNRLRHETLPDLDELIPGVRQRLGQMADIFAADEDILANLTMQARRETLIEQGAGFLAFNARKLTGQPMGIQRRLIRWAAGQLIEDLRDVGFGAVARALAVLHGEAGMADLVMGLRVFSEAGHFYMAMENAELPSRLWPQLGQAAGVIDCTVPGELVLPKGWVLRCEILGDVEKARAQAIENSDPYRVWIALRGQQPAQVQIRGRRPGDRIQPLGMDGAAVKISDLMINAKVPRRARARWPIVLLENRIAWVPGLHVSQGFKITSASKRIIFMELLSLN; encoded by the coding sequence ATGTTGTTAGCTGATTTTCAGATCAAACTTAAAGAATACTCCTTGGATTCTCAGGCATTAACCTTGGTGGGGATTTCAGGCGGCGCAGATAGTTTGGTTTTGCTGGATTTATTTTACCGCAGCGAGTTGCCAGTAGCGGCCGCGCATCTGAATCATGGATTGCGCCTCGAGGCGCCGGCGGACGCGCGCCGGGTGGCCTGGGTTGCTGAAACCCTGAAGATCCCTTTTGTCTCCGAGACGATTGACGTAGCCCTCTATGCCCGGCAGAACCGCCTTTCAACTGAAGAAGCCGCCCGCGTGTGTCGCTATAACTTTCTCTTCAAGCGGGCACAGAGCCTCGGGGCGCGGGCAGTGGCGGTTGGGCATCACGCTGATGATCAGGCGGAAACCGTACTAATGCACTTTTTACGCGGCAGTGGACTGGCTGGACTAAAAGGTATGCGGCCCTATTTGCTGCCGAACCCCTGGAGCGATGAAATCCCATTGCTTCGCCCACTATTGGGCGTGCCCCGTGCGGAGATTGTCACGTACTGTACTGAACGTGGTCTGAATCCGATTGAAGATTCCAGCAATCTGGATACATCGTTATTCCGCAACCGCTTGCGCCATGAAACGCTGCCCGACCTTGATGAACTTATCCCCGGTGTGCGCCAACGCCTGGGACAAATGGCCGATATTTTCGCTGCTGACGAAGATATTCTTGCGAATCTGACCATGCAGGCGCGGCGCGAGACGCTTATAGAACAGGGCGCTGGCTTTCTGGCCTTCAATGCGCGCAAGCTTACCGGGCAGCCTATGGGGATTCAACGGCGGTTGATCCGTTGGGCTGCCGGACAGCTAATTGAAGACCTGCGCGATGTAGGATTTGGTGCTGTGGCACGCGCCCTGGCAGTGCTGCATGGTGAGGCGGGTATGGCCGATCTGGTGATGGGGCTGCGCGTTTTTAGTGAAGCCGGGCATTTTTATATGGCAATGGAAAATGCCGAACTCCCATCCAGGCTGTGGCCCCAGCTAGGGCAAGCAGCCGGTGTGATCGATTGCACCGTGCCGGGCGAACTTGTGTTGCCCAAGGGCTGGGTGTTGCGCTGCGAAATCCTTGGTGATGTGGAAAAAGCGCGTGCGCAAGCCATTGAGAACAGCGATCCTTACCGGGTGTGGATCGCTCTTCGCGGGCAGCAACCTGCTCAGGTGCAAATCCGGGGACGCCGCCCCGGGGATCGAATCCAACCCCTGGGTATGGATGGCGCCGCGGTCAAGATTTCCGACTTGATGATAAATGCCAAAGTCCCTCGGCGGGCGCGGGCACGTTGGCCGATTGTGCTGCTGGAGAATAGAATTGCCTGGGTGCCTGGGCTGCATGTGTCGCAGGGATTTAAGATAACCTCAGCGAGCAAACGTATAATTTTTATGGAGTTGTTGTCGCTCAATTGA